One genomic segment of Equus przewalskii isolate Varuska chromosome 13, EquPr2, whole genome shotgun sequence includes these proteins:
- the AK6 gene encoding adenylate kinase isoenzyme 6 isoform X1, translated as MGRGARTRRARTMLLPNILLTGTPGVGKTTLGKELASRSGLKYINVGDLAREGELYDGYDEEYDCPILDEDRVVDELENQMSEGGVIVDYHGCDFFPERWFHIVFVLKTDNSVLYKRLETRGYNEKKLKDNIQCEIFQVLHEEALASYKEEIVHQLPSNTPEDLEDNINQILKWIEQWVKDHSS; from the exons ATGGGTCGAGGCGCCCGGACTCGTCGCGCGAGGACCATGTTGCTTCCCAACATCCTGCTCACGG GTACGCCAGGGGTTGGAAAAACCACGCTAGGCAAAGAACTTGCATCAAGATCAGGACTGAAATACATTAATGTGGGTGATTTAGCTCGAGAAG GAGAGCTGTATGATGGCTATGATGAGGAGTATGATTGTCCCATTTTAGATGAAGATAGA GTGGTTGATGAGTTAGAAAACCAAATGAGTGAAGGTGGAGTTATTGTTGACTACCATGGTTGTGATTTCTTCCCTGAACGCTGGTTTCATATAGTTTTTGTGCTGAAAACAGATAACAGTGTATTGTACAAAAGACTTGAAACAAG GGGTTATAATGAGAAGAAGCTGAAAGACAATATTCAGTGTGAAATTTTTCAAGTTCTTCATGAAGAAGCATTAGCATCTTACAAGGAAGAAATAGTGCATCAGCTGCCCAGCAATACCCCAGAAGATCTGGAAGATAATATCAATCAGATATTGAAATGGATCGAGCAGTGGGTCAAAGATCATAGCTCTTGA
- the AK6 gene encoding adenylate kinase isoenzyme 6 isoform X2 has protein sequence MSLRARFQAGDLHPHPSRPQMGWAGRGEERQGPGRRAGRDGLAPLGHRDTTATAAAVLLARSCIPSRAEMSGGAQVPLQVDGQPPGPTQTQRRASRRTRLPGTFQTGGRFRDAARKAGAANGASDLGVQRPARLTARTRPLPLPRTLRWRRVREGHVNQWYARGWKNHARQRTCIKIRTEIH, from the exons ATGAGTTTGCGGGCCCGGTTCCAGGCCGGCGATCTACACCCCCACCCGTCTCGTCCCCAAATGGGATGGGCAGGTCGGGGGGAGGAGCGACAAGGTCCGGGAAGGCGTGCAGGCAGAGATGGACTCGCGCCTCTAGGACACAGAGACACCACAGCCACAGCCGCGGCGGTCTTACTTGCCAGGAGCTGCATCCCCTCACGGGCGGAGATGAGCGGAGGAGCCCAAGTCCCGCTCCAGGTGGACGGGCAACCACCTGGCCCTACCCAGACTCAGCGCCGAGCCTCTCGAAGGACCCGCCTCCCGGGGACCTTCCAGACCGGTGGGCGCTTCCGCGACGCAGCCCGAAAGGCAGGGGCCGCCAACGGCGCGAGTGACTTAGGCGTCCAGCGCCCTGCCCGACTCACAGCGCGAACCCGACCTCTGCCCCTGCCTCGGACCCTGCGATGGAGGCGTGTCAGAGAAGGCCACGTTAACCAATG GTACGCCAGGGGTTGGAAAAACCACGCTAGGCAAAGAACTTGCATCAAGATCAGGACTGAAATACATTAA
- the TAF9 gene encoding transcription initiation factor TFIID subunit 9 yields MESGKMASPKSMPKDAQMMAQILKDMGITEYEPRVINQMLEFAFRYVTTILDDAKIYSSHAKKATVDADDVRLAIQCRADQSFTSPPPRDFLLDIARQRNQTPLPLIKPYSGPRLPPDRYCLTAPNYRLKSLQKKASTSAGRITVPRLSVGSVTSRPSTPTLGTPTPQTVSVSTKVGTPVSLTGQRFTVQMPTSQSPAVKASIPATSAVQNVLINPSLIGSKNILITTNMVSSQNTASESSNTSKRKREDDDDDDDDDDDDYDNL; encoded by the coding sequence ATGGAGTCTGGCAAGATGGCTTCTCCCAAGAGCATGCCGAAAGATGCACAGATGATGGCACAGATCCTGAAGGATATGGGCATTACAGAGTACGAGCCAAGAGTTATAAATCAGATGTTGGAGTTTGCCTTCCGATATGTGACCACAATTCTAGATGATGCAAAAATTTATTCAAGCCATGCTAAGAAAGCTACTGTTGATGCCGATGATGTGCGATTGGCAATCCAGTGTCGTGCTGACCAGTCTTTTACCTCTCCTCCCCCAAGAGATTTTTTATTGGATATTGCACGGCAAAGAAATCAAACCCCTTTGCCATTGATCAAGCCCTATTCGGGCCCTAGGTTGCCACCTGATAGATATTGTTTGACTGCTCCAAATTATAGACTTAAGTCTTTACAGAAAAAGGCATCTACTTCTGCGGGAAGAATAACAGTTCCGCGGTTAAGTGTTGGTTCAGTTACTAGCAGACCAAGTACTCCCACTCTTGGCACACCAACCCCACAGACCGTGTCTGTTTCAACCAAGGTAGGGACTCCAGTATCCCTCACAGGGCAGAGGTTTACGGTGCAGATGCCCACCTCGCAGTCCCCAGCTGTAAAAGCGTCCATTCCTGCAACATCAGCAGTTCAGAATGTTCTGATTAATCCGTCATTAATCGGGTCCAAAAACATTCTTATTACCACTAACATGGTGTCATCACAGAATACTGCCAGTGAATCATCAAATACATCGAAAAGAAAGcgtgaagatgatgatgatgacgatgatgacgaCGATGATGACTATGATAATTTGTAA
- the AK6 gene encoding adenylate kinase isoenzyme 6 isoform X3, whose protein sequence is MQSSSANSPQILHLAVTHSFYSASILTAKTVSGTLRSKFPSRQNSDLPALFFMFGVRVTSIVLLPSVSEEYLMVYFLSYSLELIENQLLRKYCFHKAHKSLLGELYDGYDEEYDCPILDEDRVVDELENQMSEGGVIVDYHGCDFFPERWFHIVFVLKTDNSVLYKRLETRGYNEKKLKDNIQCEIFQVLHEEALASYKEEIVHQLPSNTPEDLEDNINQILKWIEQWVKDHSS, encoded by the exons ATGCAGTCCTCTTCTGCTAATAGCCCACAAATTCTGCATTTGGCTGTTACTCATTCTTTCTACTCGGCCTCAATTTTGACAGCTAAGACAGTCTCAGGTACATTGCGATCCAAGTTTCCCTCTAGACAAAACTCAGATTTACCCGCATTGTTCTTTATGTTTGGTGTCCGTGTGACATCTATTGTGTTATTGCCCTCTGTCTCTGAAGAGTACTTGATGGTGTATTTCCTATCCTACAGTCTAGAATTAATTGAAAATCAATTACTTAGAAAATACTGCTTTCACAAGGCACATAAATCTCTTCTAGGAGAGCTGTATGATGGCTATGATGAGGAGTATGATTGTCCCATTTTAGATGAAGATAGA GTGGTTGATGAGTTAGAAAACCAAATGAGTGAAGGTGGAGTTATTGTTGACTACCATGGTTGTGATTTCTTCCCTGAACGCTGGTTTCATATAGTTTTTGTGCTGAAAACAGATAACAGTGTATTGTACAAAAGACTTGAAACAAG GGGTTATAATGAGAAGAAGCTGAAAGACAATATTCAGTGTGAAATTTTTCAAGTTCTTCATGAAGAAGCATTAGCATCTTACAAGGAAGAAATAGTGCATCAGCTGCCCAGCAATACCCCAGAAGATCTGGAAGATAATATCAATCAGATATTGAAATGGATCGAGCAGTGGGTCAAAGATCATAGCTCTTGA
- the AK6 gene encoding adenylate kinase isoenzyme 6 isoform X4 yields the protein MAADSPAGGVAFGVSARSCRAAGPGTPGVGKTTLGKELASRSGLKYINVGDLAREGELYDGYDEEYDCPILDEDRVVDELENQMSEGGVIVDYHGCDFFPERWFHIVFVLKTDNSVLYKRLETRGYNEKKLKDNIQCEIFQVLHEEALASYKEEIVHQLPSNTPEDLEDNINQILKWIEQWVKDHSS from the exons ATGGCTGCCGATTCTCCAGCGGGCGGGGTGGCCTTTGGGGTTTCCGCGAGATCCTGTCGGGCGGCTGGCCCCG GTACGCCAGGGGTTGGAAAAACCACGCTAGGCAAAGAACTTGCATCAAGATCAGGACTGAAATACATTAATGTGGGTGATTTAGCTCGAGAAG GAGAGCTGTATGATGGCTATGATGAGGAGTATGATTGTCCCATTTTAGATGAAGATAGA GTGGTTGATGAGTTAGAAAACCAAATGAGTGAAGGTGGAGTTATTGTTGACTACCATGGTTGTGATTTCTTCCCTGAACGCTGGTTTCATATAGTTTTTGTGCTGAAAACAGATAACAGTGTATTGTACAAAAGACTTGAAACAAG GGGTTATAATGAGAAGAAGCTGAAAGACAATATTCAGTGTGAAATTTTTCAAGTTCTTCATGAAGAAGCATTAGCATCTTACAAGGAAGAAATAGTGCATCAGCTGCCCAGCAATACCCCAGAAGATCTGGAAGATAATATCAATCAGATATTGAAATGGATCGAGCAGTGGGTCAAAGATCATAGCTCTTGA